One window from the genome of Amaranthus tricolor cultivar Red isolate AtriRed21 chromosome 9, ASM2621246v1, whole genome shotgun sequence encodes:
- the LOC130824244 gene encoding uncharacterized protein LOC130824244 isoform X2, producing the protein MKDDYETEEKKQAAADVLFSYSKFVAACIGNRVHPCDLRMHLMKEISGMPTTLNPESFPVAKSPDAMGGSSSSGTARLDKADSFRAL; encoded by the exons ATGAAAGATGATTACGAG ACTGAGGAGAAAAAACAAGCTGCTGCAGATGTTTTGTTCAGTTATTCAAAATTTGTGGCTGCCTGTATTGGTAATCGTGTTCATCCTTGTGATTTAAGAATGCATCTTATGAAG GAAATATCAGGAATGCCAACAACCCTAAACCCTGAATCTTTTCCTGTTGCAAAATCTCCAGATGCAATGGGCGGCTCATCAAGCTCTGGTACAGCGAGGCTTGATAAAGCAGATAGCTTTCGTGCACTATAA
- the LOC130824244 gene encoding uncharacterized protein LOC130824244 isoform X1 has product MKDDYETEEKKQAAADVLFSYSKFVAACIGNRVHPCDLRMHLMKMQWAAHQALVQRGLIKQIAFVHYKPRTESYVLPGSCYSFFVSLRPYM; this is encoded by the exons ATGAAAGATGATTACGAG ACTGAGGAGAAAAAACAAGCTGCTGCAGATGTTTTGTTCAGTTATTCAAAATTTGTGGCTGCCTGTATTGGTAATCGTGTTCATCCTTGTGATTTAAGAATGCATCTTATGAAG ATGCAATGGGCGGCTCATCAAGCTCTGGTACAGCGAGGCTTGATAAAGCAGATAGCTTTCGTGCACTATAAACCAAGGACCGAAAGTTATGTATTGCCTGGATCCTGCTACTCTTTTTTTGTTTCTCTCCGCCCGTATATGTAA